One genomic window of Clostridioides sp. ES-S-0054-01 includes the following:
- a CDS encoding stage 0 sporulation family protein: MINIVGIRFKSAGKIYYFDPVDFNIEQDMDVVVETARGLEYGKVVVGPKEMDEIELISPLKPIIRIATEEDKKIYLENKERAKETFELCQQKIKEHELTMFLIDCEYTFDRNKLIFYFTAEGRIDFRELVKDLAAIFKTRIELRQIGVRDEAKSIGGLGPCGRKLCCSSWLGDFQPVSIKMAKDQSLSLNPTKISGICGRLFCCLKYEHDVYSEAIEKMPVVGALVQSDDGKGKVVEVNPLLEQIKVEFQDKTVKIYTREDIKILREPKKCDGCGGKCKDNDGLDEATLRELKKLED, translated from the coding sequence ATGATAAATATAGTAGGTATAAGGTTTAAAAGTGCTGGGAAAATATATTATTTTGACCCTGTTGATTTTAATATAGAGCAAGATATGGATGTAGTTGTAGAAACTGCAAGAGGTTTGGAGTATGGGAAGGTAGTTGTTGGACCAAAAGAAATGGATGAAATTGAATTAATTTCTCCTTTAAAGCCAATTATAAGAATAGCTACAGAAGAAGATAAAAAAATATATCTAGAAAATAAGGAAAGGGCAAAAGAAACTTTTGAGTTATGCCAACAAAAAATAAAAGAACATGAGCTAACAATGTTTTTAATAGATTGTGAGTATACGTTTGATAGGAATAAGTTGATTTTTTACTTTACAGCAGAAGGAAGAATAGATTTTAGAGAATTGGTCAAAGATTTGGCTGCTATATTTAAGACTAGAATAGAACTTAGACAAATTGGTGTTAGGGATGAAGCTAAGTCTATAGGTGGTCTAGGACCTTGTGGTAGAAAACTTTGTTGTTCATCTTGGCTAGGTGATTTTCAGCCAGTTTCAATAAAAATGGCAAAAGACCAAAGTTTATCTTTAAATCCAACAAAAATATCTGGAATATGTGGAAGATTATTCTGTTGCTTAAAATATGAGCATGATGTGTATAGTGAGGCAATAGAAAAAATGCCTGTTGTAGGTGCATTAGTGCAATCAGATGATGGAAAAGGAAAAGTTGTAGAAGTAAATCCTTTATTAGAACAAATTAAAGTGGAATTCCAAGACAAGACCGTAAAGATATACACAAGAGAAGATATAAAAATACTTAGAGAGCCTAAAAAATGTGATGGCTGTGGCGGTAAATGTAAGGACAATGATGGACTAGATGAGGCCACACTAAGAGAGTTAAAGAAATTAGAAGATTAA
- the rsmI gene encoding 16S rRNA (cytidine(1402)-2'-O)-methyltransferase, whose product MSGKLYICPTPIGNLEDITYRTLRVLKEVDLIAAEDTRHSIKLLNHFEISKPLTSYHEHNKGSKGDYLINKLIDGENIALISDAGMPGISDPGEGIIKQAIQNNIEIEVLPGATAFVTALVGSGMDTHKFVFEGFLDRDKKVRKVQLEELKEESRTIIFYESPHRLKDTLKDMLKILGNRKISINRELTKKYQEIIREDIESVIKIFEEKEVRGEFVLIVEGFHGEKSKKEDYDGLTDREYVLKLIESGMNKKDAIKIVCKDRKLKKDVVYKQVLDL is encoded by the coding sequence ATGAGTGGGAAATTGTACATATGTCCAACACCAATAGGAAACCTAGAAGATATAACATATAGAACTTTAAGAGTATTAAAAGAAGTAGACTTGATTGCAGCAGAAGATACAAGACATAGTATAAAACTTTTAAATCATTTTGAAATTTCAAAGCCATTGACTAGTTATCATGAACATAATAAAGGCTCAAAGGGAGATTATTTAATAAATAAACTAATTGATGGTGAAAATATAGCTTTGATAAGTGATGCAGGTATGCCTGGTATATCTGACCCAGGAGAAGGTATAATAAAACAAGCTATACAAAACAATATAGAGATAGAAGTATTACCAGGTGCAACAGCTTTTGTAACAGCTTTAGTTGGTTCTGGTATGGATACACATAAATTTGTTTTTGAGGGCTTTTTAGATAGAGATAAAAAAGTTAGGAAAGTACAATTAGAGGAACTAAAGGAAGAAAGTAGAACTATAATTTTCTATGAATCACCACATAGATTGAAGGATACACTAAAAGATATGCTTAAAATTCTTGGGAATAGGAAGATTTCTATAAATCGAGAACTTACAAAAAAATATCAAGAGATAATAAGGGAAGATATAGAATCTGTTATAAAAATATTTGAGGAAAAAGAAGTAAGAGGAGAGTTTGTATTAATCGTAGAAGGTTTTCATGGTGAAAAGTCAAAGAAAGAGGATTATGATGGGCTTACAGATAGAGAATATGTTTTAAAACTAATTGAAAGTGGTATGAACAAAAAAGATGCAATAAAAATAGTTTGTAAAGATAGAAAGTTAAAAAAAGATGTGGTTTATAAACAAGTTCTAGATTTATAA
- a CDS encoding tRNA1(Val) (adenine(37)-N6)-methyltransferase, with protein sequence MQLKDSERIDDLQLKNLKIIQDTNGFCFGIDAVLLANFTKIKKDAKVVDLGTGTGIIPILMAGKSEAKKIIGVEIQEDVYEMATRSVKLNGLEERVKIINDDIKSIDKVLDVNGYHVVTSNPPYMHIDGIKNPNDKKAISRHEVKCNLEDVIRAASRLVMSRGKFFMIHRPTRLVDIITLGRKYKLEPKVIQFVHPKPQKAPNLVLVQFVKDGRPELKILDPLYVYGEDGNYTKELKAIYNNEDIGEL encoded by the coding sequence ATGCAATTAAAAGATTCAGAAAGAATAGATGATTTACAATTAAAAAATCTTAAAATTATACAGGATACTAACGGGTTTTGTTTTGGTATAGATGCAGTTTTGTTAGCCAATTTTACTAAAATAAAAAAAGATGCTAAAGTAGTAGATTTGGGTACTGGAACTGGCATTATACCTATTTTGATGGCTGGGAAAAGTGAAGCTAAAAAAATTATTGGTGTAGAAATACAAGAAGATGTATATGAAATGGCAACTCGTTCTGTAAAATTAAATGGATTAGAAGAAAGAGTTAAGATTATAAATGATGATATAAAATCCATAGACAAAGTTTTGGACGTAAATGGTTACCATGTAGTTACATCAAATCCTCCATATATGCATATTGATGGAATAAAAAATCCAAATGATAAAAAAGCAATATCGAGACATGAAGTAAAATGTAATTTGGAGGATGTAATTAGAGCTGCATCTAGATTGGTTATGTCTAGAGGGAAATTTTTCATGATACATAGACCAACAAGACTGGTTGATATAATAACTTTAGGGAGAAAATATAAATTAGAGCCAAAAGTTATTCAATTTGTGCATCCAAAACCTCAAAAAGCACCCAATTTAGTCTTAGTTCAATTTGTAAAAGATGGAAGACCAGAGCTTAAGATATTAGACCCATTGTATGTTTATGGAGAAGATGGGAATTATACAAAAGAATTAAAAGCAATATATAATAATGAAGATATAGGAGAGTTGTAG
- a CDS encoding Lrp/AsnC family transcriptional regulator: MDVTDYRIIEILQDDGRISMKDLGKIVGLTSPAVSERVKRLEESGVIEGYKAIVNPDSLGRVIKAFIHISLPSNGYTEFIESAAKDPRIVECHHITGDDCLLLKVIVKDMYELENVIDTIKKIGSTKTSVILSTPIQAKSIL; the protein is encoded by the coding sequence ATGGATGTTACAGATTACAGAATCATAGAGATTTTACAGGATGATGGGAGAATTTCTATGAAGGACTTAGGAAAAATAGTTGGTTTAACTTCTCCTGCAGTTTCAGAAAGAGTCAAAAGATTAGAAGAGTCTGGTGTTATAGAAGGTTATAAAGCTATTGTTAACCCAGATTCATTAGGTAGAGTTATAAAAGCATTTATTCATATTTCTCTTCCAAGTAATGGATATACAGAATTCATTGAGTCAGCTGCAAAGGACCCTAGAATTGTAGAGTGTCACCATATAACAGGTGATGATTGCTTACTTTTAAAAGTAATTGTAAAAGATATGTACGAACTAGAAAATGTGATTGATACTATAAAGAAAATAGGTTCTACTAAGACCTCTGTTATATTATCAACACCAATACAAGCAAAATCAATATTGTAA
- a CDS encoding nicotinate phosphoribosyltransferase, protein MRNLTLLTDLYQLTMLNGYFEKNIHEDIVVFDMFFRKNACDGGYTIVCGIDQVVEYIDNLHFSDEDLEYLKNLNLFSDKFLKFLKEFKFTGDIYAVEEGTIMFPNEPLITVKAPLYQAQLIETALLTIVNFQSLIATKASRVCFAAQGDSVFEFGLRRAQGPDAGIYGARAAVVGGCAGTANVLAGKMFDIPIIGTHAHSWVQKFDNELEAFQAYADVYPDKCLLLVDTYDVLNSGVPNAIKVFKNISEKGHKPMGIRLDSGDLAYLSKEAKKQLDSAGFSDISITASNDLDEYTIASLKAEGATINSWGVGTKLITSFDSPSLGGVYKLAASCENGTLEPKIKISENPEKINNPGYKKVIRIYNEDNKAEADLIMLHDEVIDESKPLEIFHPTYTWKTKTFTNYKVKELLKPLYIKGICKYNKKPVLEIKNHVQYELSTIWEQYKRLSKPHIYKVDLSRNLWYLKTRMIDSKKVL, encoded by the coding sequence ATGAGAAATCTAACACTTCTTACTGATTTATATCAGCTTACTATGTTAAATGGCTATTTTGAAAAAAATATTCACGAAGACATTGTTGTATTCGATATGTTTTTTAGAAAAAACGCTTGTGATGGAGGGTATACTATAGTTTGTGGTATTGATCAGGTTGTTGAATACATAGATAATCTTCATTTTTCAGATGAAGATTTAGAGTACTTAAAAAACTTAAATTTATTTTCTGATAAGTTCTTAAAGTTTTTAAAAGAATTTAAATTCACAGGAGATATATATGCTGTTGAAGAAGGAACTATCATGTTCCCTAATGAGCCATTAATTACTGTTAAAGCACCTTTATATCAAGCTCAACTCATTGAAACAGCATTGTTGACAATAGTCAATTTTCAGTCCCTTATTGCTACTAAAGCATCTAGAGTTTGCTTCGCAGCTCAAGGCGACTCTGTATTTGAATTTGGATTACGTCGTGCACAAGGTCCAGATGCAGGTATATATGGAGCTAGGGCTGCTGTAGTTGGTGGTTGTGCTGGAACTGCAAATGTACTAGCTGGGAAAATGTTTGATATACCTATAATTGGTACACATGCTCACAGTTGGGTACAAAAATTTGATAATGAACTTGAAGCATTCCAAGCATATGCTGATGTTTATCCAGACAAATGCTTGCTACTTGTAGATACTTATGATGTGTTAAATAGTGGAGTTCCTAATGCAATAAAAGTATTCAAAAATATTTCTGAAAAAGGACACAAACCTATGGGTATAAGGCTAGACTCTGGAGATTTAGCTTATTTATCTAAAGAAGCTAAAAAACAATTAGATAGTGCTGGTTTTTCAGATATTAGTATCACTGCATCTAATGACCTAGATGAATATACTATAGCATCACTTAAGGCAGAGGGAGCTACTATAAATTCATGGGGAGTAGGTACAAAGCTCATTACATCTTTCGATTCACCTTCTCTTGGAGGCGTTTATAAATTAGCTGCATCTTGTGAAAATGGAACTCTTGAACCTAAGATAAAGATTTCTGAGAATCCAGAAAAAATAAATAATCCTGGTTACAAGAAAGTTATAAGAATATATAACGAAGACAATAAAGCAGAGGCAGATTTAATTATGTTACATGATGAAGTTATAGATGAATCTAAACCTTTAGAAATTTTCCATCCTACTTATACATGGAAAACAAAGACATTTACAAATTATAAGGTTAAAGAGCTTCTTAAACCATTGTATATAAAAGGAATATGCAAATATAATAAAAAACCTGTTCTTGAAATAAAAAATCATGTACAATATGAATTAAGTACTATCTGGGAACAATACAAAAGACTTTCAAAACCACACATTTATAAGGTTGATTTATCTAGAAATCTTTGGTATTTAAAAACACGAATGATAGATTCTAAAAAAGTTTTATAG
- a CDS encoding HD domain-containing protein yields MEIGKVIIESLKREDTHKTFIELDEKHELEKIIPKISCMKSVGECKYHVVNCFEHSINALRELEIVLNDKDFFPIHLREHVLNYLNTYIEDGINKLHVLKLGIFLHDVGKPDSMTLDETGRVHFTNHEKIGAQIVDNMGIKLELSTETYRLISKYVRYHMILLSLYKKNDLSRKELINVFNLVNDDTIGIIMLGYADIVSTVKLLDKSGEVSVLKTYMEYILTNYLYKSNYTHV; encoded by the coding sequence ATGGAAATAGGAAAAGTTATAATAGAGAGTTTAAAGAGGGAAGATACACATAAAACATTTATAGAATTAGATGAAAAGCATGAATTAGAAAAAATAATCCCTAAAATAAGCTGTATGAAGTCTGTAGGTGAATGTAAATATCATGTAGTAAATTGTTTTGAACACTCTATAAATGCATTAAGAGAATTAGAAATAGTATTAAATGACAAGGATTTTTTTCCAATACATTTAAGAGAACATGTGTTAAATTATTTAAACACATATATTGAGGATGGAATAAATAAGTTACATGTATTAAAGTTAGGAATATTTTTACATGATGTAGGTAAGCCTGACAGTATGACTTTAGATGAAACAGGAAGAGTTCATTTTACAAATCATGAAAAAATAGGTGCTCAAATAGTTGACAATATGGGTATAAAGTTAGAGTTATCAACAGAAACATATAGACTTATAAGTAAATATGTAAGATATCACATGATACTTTTATCTTTGTACAAGAAAAATGATTTGAGTAGAAAAGAATTAATTAATGTATTTAATTTAGTGAATGATGATACCATAGGTATAATAATGCTTGGATATGCAGATATAGTATCTACAGTAAAATTACTAGATAAAAGTGGAGAAGTTAGTGTATTAAAGACATACATGGAATATATTTTAACAAATTACTTGTATAAGAGTAATTATACACATGTATAA